From Aegilops tauschii subsp. strangulata cultivar AL8/78 chromosome 5, Aet v6.0, whole genome shotgun sequence:
caaggcctcctgcctgggagcctcctaactactcctggtcgtcgacaGCCTCCACGTAGTAGGAGCATCCGTCGGGGATTTAGTAGTCGTCAGCGGTGGCATCTGACTCCTAGGCTCCAACATCTTATCGCAACATCCGGAAAGTAGAGAGAAGGGGGAAatgggtagcaaagcaaccgtgagtactcattcgaagtactcgcaagacttacatcagatctaaactacatatgcattggtatcaaatgaaTGGGGTAATATctgtggactaaactgcagaatgccagaataagagggggagaagctagtcctatcaaagactacgcttcCAGTAACCTCCGTCTTGCAGTAGTAGAAGAGAATAGCAGATAAGTATCAACACATAGCATAACCCACCTGGCGATCCTCTCCTTGTCACCCTGTGAGAGAGCGaacaccgggttgtatctggaaGTTATCTGGGTGTGCTTTATTAAGTCGGCTGGTACATCATCCTCCCATAGGAGGCCTTTGCATCTGGGCGTGTGTGGCCTATTTTCATTTCACCCCAGTTATTCCATCGAACTAAGTAGCAACATGTAAGGAGTCAGTTTTCGAGATACCACACAACACCAATTTTCCAACGAAACTAATGAGAAATAAAAAGGTGCATCACTCATTTTCGACCAAATTAATTATGTCTTGGTATTAGAGTTTTCTCTCTCTGTCCTGATAAACCCAAACGGAGGGAGTAAAGATTATCTATCTCAACATCACATGATTCTAAATACAAAACAGAAAACCACGGCTAGAAGAGGACGACATCTAGAGGCATTGCTTTTCATGTACTAATACCTTGTTAAACACATTCTCTAACAAATTGGTTTGGATCCTTCTTCAACAATTTCCACACACTACAAGGCCAGTTCACAAAAGCTTAAAGCGTGAGCATTGGTACAAAACTAGTTGTGGTCTATCTTGAGAAAAGGGAACACTTAGTACACGAAACGTCACCTGTCTCAACAACTTGCACCATTTCTGTTGGCTCGCAAAGTAACTTTATTTAGTATACCAACTTAATTTGTGAGCATTAGCCAAAGCAACACACAATGGTAGGCAAAAACCATGTCACTAAGCAATAAATAAAGGGGAGCCTCAACCCATCTATTCATCTCCACCACCACCAAAACAACATTGAAAACATGAAGACCTTATTCCTCCTAGCTCTCCTTGCTCTTGTAGCGAGCACAACCTTCGCGCAATACTCAGAAGTTGGCGGCTGGTACAATGAAGTTGGCGGAGGAGGTGGTTCTCAACAATGTCCGCAGGAGCGGCCGAAGCTAAGCTCTTGCAAGGATTACGTGATGGAGCGATGTTTCACAATGAAGGATTTTCCAGTCACCTGGCCCACAAAATGGTGGAAGGGCGGCTGTGAGCATGAGGTTCGGGAGAAGTGCTGCAAGCAGCTGAGCCAGATAGCACCACAATGTCGCTGTGATTCTATCCGGCGAGTGATCCAAGGCAGGCTCGGTGGCTTCTTGGGCATTTGGCGAGGTGAGGTATTCAAACAACTTCAGAGGGCCCAGAGCCTCCCCTCAAAGTGCAACATGGGCGCCGACTGCAAGTTCCCTAGTGGCTATTACTGGTGATGATATAGCCTCTATTCGTGCCAATAAAATGTCACATATCATAGCAAGTGGCAAATAAGAGTGCTGAGTGATGATCTATGAATAAAATCACCCTTGTATATTGATCTGTGTTCGAGATACCTGTGTATTGAGTTTGTTGGTGGTGGTTTGTGTGCATGTGTGTGCTTCTTTAACAATAATAAAAATATACAACTTGTTCGATACTTCAcaagaaggagaagaagattaaatgattCATACAAGACAACTATATTTTGTATCTAACATGATTATTCTCTCTTTTTTTAGTCTACCAGATAGCTAAAAGAAATCTATAGTAGTCATTGACATGTTAATCGAACCCACAAATTTGTATGCACAACCACTCCATGTATCTTCTGCACTATAACCTTATTCGTCCATCCAACAACTTGCTCAATAGTACAAATCTAGTTTCACCAAATGTTTAAATCTATGGAAGTGAAACTTGCTCACTTGGTTATGAGAGCAGATGTACAACCCCACCATCTGGGTTCAAAGTATTCGCCGTAGGGATCTCCTTTGTAATTTGTTTGAACAATTGTATCAACCTCTTTTCTGCGGAAAAAAAAAATCTGGAACAACCAGGCATGAACCAAATGATTATAAATACATGAAAAAACTAAACCATGGCTCAGATAAGATGTCATCTTGATTCACTAAATTTTCTACATGGAATCTTAGTGCATTCCTTATCATGTACTGCTAGTTTGTAAGACACAGTCTCCAATAAAAAAATACACCAATTGTATCTTTTTAGGATAAATATCTAATAATTTGGTCTAGATCCATCTTTAACAACTCACGAAACACTACAAAATTAGTTCCGCAAAAGCGTTCGAAACTTTGGTACGACATTACTTATGGTCTATCTGCAAATCTTTATGTGCTTTTAAACTAACTTTTTTCGGCATCTAACTAAATTAGCATGCACTCAGCAAATCAACACATAAGATAGAAGAAATCGTGTCACCTCATCGTAAGTACAGAGAGGCCTCATCTAATCTCTATGCATCTTCACCACCAACAGGACACCATTGACAAAATGAAAACAGTCTAGCTGCTTCATGTAGATCTCGCTCCTTGCTCTCACAGCAAGCATCGCCTTCATAGTTCATGTTGTACAAGGAAGTTCAGACAGGGGTGGATATGCGGCATGCGCGATGCAAGAAGGACCAGATGATTCTTGCTCGGGGAAGGCGCTCTGAATCCACTCAATCACTAGTAACTAGCCTATATACAGTGCTAGCCGATTTGGTTctccctagccgcccctcctcctcttctcttcctcgccgccgcctgaggcagccgccgggcaagcccggggcgccaaggatggtggcggcggggcctcGGTTGCCCTGCCTCTGCGTGGGGAACCCCGGATCTAGAGCGGCGGCTTCATTGGCAAGGCACGGCCGGCAAGCAGCCGTGCGGGCGGTGGATCTGGCGTCCCGGCCGCACGGGCGGCGGGATCCGGTGGTCGTTGGCGGCCGGCGGCGGTTTTTGCGGTGGCCGGTGCGCGCGATCTGGCGtctcccctcctcccctgtttGGCGTGCAGGCCAACCTCGTCGGGCCGCGCTTCCTTGGGTCGCCGGTTCTGTACAGGAGGCGCTGGTGGTGGCGGGGATCTAGTTCGGGAGAAATCCCTGGTCGGCCATGGCCGGCCACGTCGACGGCGACGCCTGAGGGCGTCGTtcccctccttggaggcatcgGTATGGACTGATCCCCTCACTTCCCCTTCCCCTAGGTCTCCCGGGCGAAAGCCCTAACTTTATTGGTCGGCGACGGCGCTCACGGcgccgttcccttcttgaaggcgccgctttgggaaccttggggctgggtggcgcttgtgggtggtgggcgacggcggtgctgcGGCCCTATCCTAGCATGGATCTGCGTCCGTTGCTTGGAGATGGACTCACGTAGGTGGAGATCGTCGTTTGGCGtcatggtgacgtcgatggcgGAGACACCTACCAAGGTTGGCACCTCaatctgctctgaagatggactagtggaagatggcggcgacgacacatgtgAGTGCGTCAGACCGGTTTGTGCCCCGGACCCGGTACGTGGCTTGGTCGgggcctccggctttagatgttaggcttaggtgagaggTCTGGGTATTTGGCCCAGCTTGCACCCCTTCATTATATGGATTGGAGTAGCGGCAGATGTTGCCAAGATGGcggattcaggcatattgttgtactactttgtaaggtcctcgagaataatcgataaaatggccgtatgcatctcccagatgcagaggccgggggtcatcctccttttctaaaaaaaataaataaaaactagCTCATTCGGTTTATACTACTCAGCCATAAATAGTTCAGGTACCCGCTTCGATTTGGTTCAGCCAAGTACTACTAGCTTCATGACGTATGATTTTCTTGGTATGATAGGAAACTAAAAGCAAGATAAGACACGCCACACATCTCCCTCATGGTGTAGAGTACATGAAGCACCATCGATCTATTTAAGTACCACATGATTCCAAATATATGACAAAGCAAAAGCATGTCTGGCTAGAAGAATACATCATCTAGTGAATCACTAGCGTGTACAACACAATCTCTAACAAACTCGGTACAAGATAGGAACATCTGGATTCATCTTGTGGAGTCCTACTAGTCTTATTTCACAAAAGAACGGAGCAAGAAGCTTCACACCATATGGTTTTCTTGGTATGAATATGATACAAAACCAAAGTGAGAGAGGACGCGCCACACATCTCTCCTCATGTTAcaatacatgaaacaacatcaaTATGTTTTAGTACCACGTGATTCTAAATGCGTGACAAATCAAAAGCATGGCTGGTTAGAAGGGGGCAACACTCTTATGCATTACTTATCATGTGCATGTTCAGTTCCACAGAAAAATAAGGTCTTAAGCATTGCTACAACATTACTTATGGTTTATCTTGAGAAAAAGAGAATGACGATAACACCATCTGTGCCAACAACTTGAACACTTGTGTGCATTTGCAGATCAAGTTACTTTGATTTAGTACCCCAACTAAATATGTAGGCACTAGACAAAGCAATAGACAATTAATGGCACAAGGAAATTGTGTCGCCTCATCTATAAAAAAGAGGGGTCTTATCTCATATATACATCTTCACCAATCACCACCACCAAAACAGTATTGACAACATGATGGCCTTCTTCCTCCTAGTTGTCCTTGCTCTCTGGTATTAAGCACCGCCTTTGCACAATACGCGGCGGCAGGGTACGCAGCCGATGATGGTGGGGCTAGTGTTGACCAGTGCCAACGGGACCAGAAGAAATTGGACTCTTGTACGGAGTACGTGATGGAACGGTGCACGGATAAGAAGTTTCCGCTCACCATGCCCTGGAAATGGATGCACGCCCCTTGCAACAGGGTCCACAAGCAGTGTTGTGGGCAGCTGGGGCAGTCGCCACAATGTTTTTTTTGAACAATCTTATTAATATtttttttgaacaatcaaaaaattTTGTTTGAACAATCAGTCGCCACAATGTCGCTGCTAGGCCATCAAGAAAGTTATCCAAGCCGAGCTCTTCTAACTTTTCAGCAAGGTTAGAAATCTAAGGCGATTCAGAGGGCGACGATGTTGCCCTCCGAATGCTGGTTGTTTCCATACGACTGCATAATGAAGGAGATAATTGATATTTCCTCCTGCTTCCGACGACCAAGCCTCCTGAACCAGGTCACAAGCAGCAGCCAACAGCCACTAGCGACATGGTCGGACCAGACTGCCAAAGCCAAGTGAAGCTATCTTTGTAATCTTAGTTGTTGATCCACAGTTCCACACTATCTATCAATTTTTTTTACAAAGATACTCCTTCATGTCAACTACGGAGTATTTGGTTAGTCAAGCGTACAGCTTCCATGTGTTTCTCTGATTCAAAAACTAAAATACAACCCTCTGCTGCAGATTTACCATGAACCCTGCTAGGCAGAGACATTCAGAGACGTGTTTATGGGAGATATTCAGTTATCTACAAGAAGATGCGGCTTTCTACGTACACTATCCTTTCAGGCTTTCACCATGGAACCTCTCAGTCAATTAGGTATCCAGCCCGTGTCGGCTATTCTTGACGCCATACAACATAGATTTGAGCCTCAAGCCCAACCAATCATTCACATGGAATTGTCATTTCCTTCCCAAATCACGGAGAAGCCCATACTCTGTAGTGCTTGATTATTTTCCAGATGATATATGAACTTAATGGACGACCTATCAGAATTCACCTGTATGCATGGCCCGCACATAATATTGCATATCTAATTTACTTATTCATCACATGTCAGAGCATTTTTCTCCCTCCTTTAAAGCTACATGGATCCCCTTTCGTTAAGGCACGGTCGTCTTAAAGAGTTACTCCCTATGTAAAATAATATAAAAACGTTTAGATCACTAGAgtagtagtgatctaaacgctctcaTATTTATTCACAGAGGGAGTATTTTTTACGGTAGTCTTGAAGAGTTGTTAGAGTGGCAGGTTTTGGTTTAGTTTGAGCTGTTAGCCATGATCCattatttatttttcttcttcatgGTGACCTACTTGCTTTTCTTAGGGGTCGTGCTCCACTTGATACGCACAAAACCTATGGTCCATATGCTCCCAATTTCGGCCCATATGCAAAGATTTGAGTAAGGATTTCTATCTCCTCAATATACCAAGTCAAATTTCTAGGCCCAGACTCAAAGTTGACACTTAGTGTCAATAGCCACATGACCTCTTTTATTTTTCTTATTCTAAATTTTTTTTTTTTTAGAATGACGGGGGAAAACCCCACCGTTTGTTATATTACTCGAAGGACTCGGAAGTCGTACAGTGTTTTCATCGAAATGATATAAGCAACAAGATAAAAGAAGACAACAAGGGCGGAGGGAGAGGAGAGACTCGTCTATGCTAAGCACAAGCAAGGAGCAAGGTGCGAACGACCATCAGCTGGTGGAGCTCATGGTCATGGAAGCGCCTACTCCAGATAAGGAGGTCATCGGACGCCTTCTGAAGAACTGCACTCGCATCACACTGTTGGCGGTTGAAAACCACGCCGTTCCGTGCCTTCCAAACCTGCCAGAGGAGAACAAACAGCCCGTCTCTCCAACACGAGCGAGAGACAGACTCAGGGGGTGCAGAGGAGAGAGCCTCGCCAACACAACGTAGAGAGCCCACGCTGAGCCGCCCCCAGACCTCGGCTGCGCGTGTACAGGTGATGAAGAGGTAGTCAATGGTCTCATCAGCGCCACAAGACTCGCATGACGGGGTGGGGGAGCAGCTTTTGGCGTGGAGGTTCACCCGCGTGCTAAGGCGACCGCCGGTGAGAAGACGCGCGAACACCTTGATCTTCGAGGGGATGCGGGAGGCCCAAATCTCGGAGGAGGTGAGGTCGGTGCAGCCGTGCAGAGAGAGCACCCGGTACACTGCACGCGAGGAGAACCGCGTCTCCGGGCCCCAGGGCATGATCCGGCGATCCGCCCTAGGGTAGAGATGGACGGAACGGAGCACCGCCTGGACCGCCTCCAGCTCCGAAGCGGCCACAGCGGACAGCCGCGGCTGGAGCGAGATGTCGTCCCGAAGGACACCCGCGACGGTGGCGTTAGGCCGCGTCGAGTGGGAGAAGAGAGCCTCAAACTGGAAGCACAGCGCACATCCAGGGAGCCACCTGTCCGCGAACACCTGTCCTGTCTTATTTTAAAATTACCATTGATTTTCTCTTTTCTCATCCTCTTCCTCCTATCCTGCTCAGTCGGTTGTCTTCCAAGATCCACGGCCGGCTGCGTAGCCTCACCTGACTGAATCACGACACACTATCTTAATTactgccgccgcctcctcctgccaCCCTCTAACCGGAGACATGAGTTTCTTCTCCGGCCCCGGTGTCCCACCCCAAACCTTACTCTCTTCACCACGACCTAAAACCTCCACTCTCGCCTCCGTCTTAGACTTGGTCCATACTCGCCGCTGTCGTCGCGCGCAGCTCCATGCCAACACTATCTCTGCCTCGATGCACACCATCGAGTAGCCAGAGGTTGAGGTTGATGGCGTATTAAAGAGGGAAAAAAGATAGTTGTTGCTGTCTAGCAAATAAATGCGAAGATAAATATTAGGATCGGCTATTAGTAAGTTGCCTGAAAAAAAATTGGGTCAATAGATTTTCTGGACCTGTATTAATGAAGTTCCAACGGCCTCACTTCTTTCGTCGTCCTTCAGCCGCCATTTCGTCGTCTGTCAGATGGCACGCCTTGCTGCCGCTCGCTACGCCGTCCCCTGCACAGCGAGGGCTTcgtctaaggctggtcatagtgggaagtaacttagactagtaacatgtaTATGTTattagtctatgttactaccttcataatgGATAATAACATATGAATGATAACATGCAAGCCTTCATTAATTGAGATATAGACTCATTTTACCTTGGGGTGTGTTATGTTatagtaacatattatgttaccacaatcatctctctcctcattaactccatgccacataagcaaatttatctTGGGATGTATTATGTTACTatctaagttactcccactatgactaggGTTCGGCTCCTCTGCAGTCACGTTATTACTGCACGGGTACTGTACCAACTCACATTAGCCGTCCATTTAAATCTGACGACTCTCAGCACCCCCACTTGATTCTgttaataaatgaaaacaaacaGCTAATTATGTGGTACAAAATCTCCTACGGCTGCAGGATTGCCGCCAAACAGAACCACAAAGATACTCACATTGGCGCCAAACAAAACACACCCTGATAATCGCCTTGGCACCAAACAGCGACCTCTTTGCATTTGTCCCGCTCATCTTCCTCGTTCCTCCTTTTGCCCTATCTTTCTTCTGATCGTCCTCCATGTTCAGAGCGCAACCAAGGCAAGCTAAGGAGCCGAACCCTGGCGCAGATCAACTCCCTTTTGCCCTATCTTTCTTCTGATCGTCCTTCGTGTTCAGAGCGCAACCAAGGCAAGATAAGGAGCCGAACCCTGGCCCAGATCAACTCCCTTTTGCCCTATCTTTCTTCTGATCATCCTCCATGTTCAGAGCGAAACCAAGGCAAGCTGATCCGTAGGCGATGAAGATTGTTGGCTTCAACCATTTCAGAGAAATGGTCATTTTTGGTGCTGCACTTTTATATGATGAGACATTTGAATCATTCAAATGGTTGTTCAACATGTTCCTATCAGTGCATAACAAAAAACAACCAAGGACAATCTTTATTGATCAAGATGTAGCAATGGGTAATGCAATTCAGGCAGTATTTACCGAAGCATGGCATGGGTTGTGCACTTTTCACATAATGCAAAATGCCATCAGGCACTTACCTCATAAGAAAAAAGACGAGGATGGACCAAATGTACTTGCTGATTTCAGTGCCTTGCATGTACAAGTATGAGGAAGAGGAAGCCTTTGAAGACGCTTTCAATTCCATAAGAAGCAATGTGGAAACACAAACTTGGTTGGACAGCATCTACAAAGTAAAAGAGAAATGGGCAAGATGTTACATGAGGAATGCTTACACTATAGGCATGAGAAGCACACAATTAAGTGAGAGCTTGAACAGTGACTTGAAAGACCATCTAAAGTCTGCTCTTGACATCCTTCGGTTTTTCAAGCACGTAGAGAGGGTTGTGCAAGGAAAAAGAGATAATGAGGTAAATGAGGAATatgagtctagaaaaaaattaCCTAGAGTCAGAATGAGGACTCCTATGGTAATACAAGCGAGCAAAGTTTACACACCATGCATATTTGAAGATTTTCAGAATGAATATGAAAGATCCATCTCAGCATACATCAAGCCATCGGTACAACACAATGTTTATACTGTTGTGATTGCAACTCTTGACCCAGAATTTTCATATGAAGAAGAATGCAAAAGGTTCTATGCAATTGTGGGCAATTTGAAAGAGTTGGTATATTGTGTAGTCATGCTTTGAAAGCCCTTGATGTGATGAATATTAAATATCTTCCAGGCCACTATATTTTGAAGCGATGGACTCGAGAAGCACGAAGTGGAACTATTCAAAACAGTCATGGAAACATTGTTTTGGAAGACCCTAGATCGGAAGATAGGCAACAGTTGAAGTTTTTCATGCACGATCTCCATGGCATAGCTTCCCAAGCAGTTGCATCAAAAGAGTGCATCAAACTAGTAGATGATGCTTTGAGGATTCTTAGGAAGCAAGTTGAAGAAAAAGCTCCTACTACTACATGCACAACTGAAGATATATCTAAAGAACCAGAGGATTGTCTACAGGCCGCTTGCCTAAAGAAAAAAGAAATTCCGAAGAAGAATTCGAGATGAAAGAAATCATGGCTTGACAACCAGCACCCCAATAAAAAGAAGAAGGAGACAAATAAAGTTGTACCAAAAAATCAAACTCATCCGGTAAATCTCTTCCACCTATCTAACCAGAGTACTTGCTAAAAAGACTAACATTTGCTCGGTTTTCTTTTCATAGAGAAGAGAGAATGACATTCCACTAGCACAATACCAATCACCTATAGAGCAAATGGCTGGAACAAGTGCAAATGGGTTGCAAGAGTATGGGTACTATGCTCGTTTATTGACGGTATTCCACTTATCATGTCTAAAATTCCTTGAATTCAGTGTTAAGCAATATGATTTCTTGTGTAATCAGTTATGTCTCCCtttaatttcagagtgaagccaGTGATCTTTGGGACTTACAAAACTATCATGGGATATGACAATAGGTTGATGCATGTGTGTTGTGCTGTCTTGTTAGATCGATAGATGACGCAGAAGGAATAACTGAATCAGCACACATAAGGCGCAATCTGTTGACAGTTGATTGCTCGTCATTTCCAATCAGTTTAATTTCAGTTAACCCTTGGTTTATGGAGACATGCACAATCAGTTTAATTTCAGATAGCTGCAACACTGATCTGTTGAGTGCTCATCTCTTGGTTTATGAAGTATGTTTTTTTTTATCTCCATACAGGTGTGCAATCAGATATAACATGGACTGCTAGTAGCCTAGTACGACTAGTTGATCATCAGCATGAGCACTACTCCAGCTAGTGATCTGAATAGTTTGACAGAGACACAAGTGACCACAAAGTAACTGAAATTAAACTCAGTACACATGCATGTACCACTACTGGTTACTGACTAACCATATGGCCGTGAAGAATTAACGGATTATCAAACAATCACATGCTCTCCCTTGCTCTGCTTTCACTCTTCTAACATCAAGAAAAGCTGCAGTACGTACAAGACGAACAAACAATGAAGAAAGGAAGAAATCGGTTCTAAGTAACAGGCTAGCAGCAAGAAATTCACCTGCTGCGCGACGACCATTGGGTTCTGCTATTGGGGCTTGTCGCTTGGCCGGGCAGGAGTGCTGCGAGGTCCAGCTGCCGCGCCGCTGCCACTGTTTTCCCAGTGGATTTGACCGGATTTGGCCGGAGACACGCCGCTGCCGTCAGACGCCTCCTGCGGTCGAAGAATCTTGGGGCGCCCATCGTGGAGGGCGTCGCAGCGCGGCGGGCCGGCGGCCCAGGCATATGAGAATCGCCGTCCTCTGGCTGCTACCCTCCTATGGCGTAGACGACCCCTCCTATGGCTGCTACCCTCCTCCGCTTCCAGGTCGCTCGGGCTACTCTGGGAATCGCCGTCCTCGTATTCCTTATCGAGCCCGCCGGTATGAGCCTCCAGCTTGCCGTCGTCGTCGGGCTCGTTGAGCTCGCCGTTGTGCGGCAGCAGCGTCTCAGGTGGATTCGCGCGGCACCTTCATCCCCCGACCATTCATTGCAGCAGCCGGTAGAAGCCATGGGGGCACGCGGATGGATAAGAAGCAGCGCAAAGAGGTGAGCCTACGAAGAGAGGGCATCGCCGGAGCAGTACAAGCTGACCGGATTTGGCCGGAGCAGCGCTTGCGGTGGGGAAAAACAGTGACCAGTCCTCTCTAGAGGAAGGAGACAAGACAGAGAGGGGAACAGTGTGGCATGTGGGTCTTTTTTTTATGAGTGGCCGGTGCGAGGCTTGTCACACAGCGATTGAGCCATTGGATTAAAATGAACGATGGATCCTAGCAGCTACAGCACGCGTGCAGTAATATCTTTGTTCTTCGCCCTCCCCTACCAGCCATTGATCATATTCGAAGTGAAAAAACCATGTCTATATACAACATGGACCTGCTACACTAAATAGTAACTACACATCGACATTGTGTCATCAACATTGGAGACTTTCATCCTGTTGTGTTGTGGTGTTAGGGAGACGTTCAAAGGTGTCAAATGCAAGAAAGCCAAGAGTGTATGCGTGTGATACTACACTAATTTATCCTCTTTACAACCTATATATGTTCACCTAATACCTGTTTTTTTTTCTTAATAAAGGATGGATCATGCAGATTGATATTGTATATCATTGCGAGACATAATAGATAGAAATTTGCAATAGACCACTTCCACAAAACTCCCTTGCAGAGCTGCGATCAAGGTCTTCAAACTCCTTTGCAACAAAATTAGTTGCAAAGCCAGACCTGATTTCGAAAAGACTTCTGAGCCTTCTATAGACTATGGCGCTTTTTTCCCTCTACTATAGATTTAGAAGTATCTGCACATGCCGCAGACACAAGATACAAAGCCCAGGGTTATATGTAAAATTTAGTTAGCCTATTTGTTTCTAAATCATCAAGATCATCAAGAATTAACCTATGTTATAATCTGAAATGATCATGCTGGAATTAACTTTATGATGGTCTTAGCAAACATGGTGCTATTTATGGTGAGCTGATTAGTTGTAGGGCTATTGAACATATTTACTGCAGTTTGGGCGCAAAATCCTTCAGCTTAACCATTCCTACATGTACATTATCCTGCATATATAGTTCATTAAAGGGTGTACTGTTCATCCTAAATGATTACTATTCTGTAAACAAGCAATATCTAtgacgtgtgtgtgtgtgtgtgttagatTTCATTAGGTTCG
This genomic window contains:
- the LOC141022241 gene encoding uncharacterized protein, with amino-acid sequence MSPVRGWQEEAAAVIKIVCRDSVRWLPGCALCFQFEALFSHSTRPNATVAGVLRDDISLQPRLSAVAASELEAVQAVLRSVHLYPRADRRIMPWGPETRFSSRAVYRVLSLHGCTDLTSSEIWASRIPSKIKVFARLLTGGRLSTRVNLHAKSCSPTPSCESCGADETIDYLFITCTRAAEVWGRLSVGSLRCVGEALSSAPPESVSRSCWRDGLFVLLWQVWKARNGVVFNRQQCDASAVLQKASDDLLIWSRRFHDHELHQLMVVRTLLLACA
- the LOC141023242 gene encoding uncharacterized protein encodes the protein MVVAQQMLSNQVCVSTLLLMELKASSKASSSSYLYMQGTEISKYIWSILVFFLMRNMLNNHLNDSNVSSYKSAAPKMTISLKWLKPTIFIAYGSACLGFALNMEDDQKKDRAKGS